The region AATACATAAGTTTCCCCTGCAACAGCATCAAAATGGAACCAGTCATCATCTGCAGATGTAGTACTGTGCTGCTGTGGCTGACCACCAATTGTAATTTCTGTAGCTGCAGTGTATTCGTCATCAGATTCGTAGCTATCTGCCTGTATTTCAGTAGTCCAACTAGCGGGAGGAAGATCACCACTATAAGGTTTCAAATACATTTCGTTTCTGTAATATTCTTCTCCACCTTCAGATTGGCTGGTGACAATCACAAGCATTTCGCCATCAAAATGGTATTCAGCAGTATCATAATAAGTTTGAGATCCATCCATGATGCTTACAATTATTTTACCATCTGATAGTTCATAATCCATTTCATCCATACTGTAATCAGTACCACTATTATTATAATAATTGGTTACTGTAGATTCGGTAATGTCATAAATATCAGCAGCATAAAAATCGTAGTCATATTCCTTGTAGTAATAATCATCATATGCCTCTTCGCCCTGATCATCAACATTAATATCTACGTCATTGTATACATACCATTTGCCGGTTATACCCTGATCATCTTCTTCATCGTCTTCACAAGCTGTAAAAGTCAGGAAAAATGCGCCCATAATTAGCAAGGGGATCAATAAAAGGTTAAATTTTGTTTTCATAATAGTTATGTTTTAGTGAATTATTAATATTGAACCAAATATATTGTTTTGTATTGTGAGAAACAAGATGCCTGCCTAACTTAACAAATTATAAACATTAAGAAAAACAATAACAACCATTAAATCAACCCGGTATTACAACAATAAATTTTATTCACCAATGACCATTTTTTTTAGCTATTCTCAGAAAAACATAAATATCCTAAGCATCATTATTGTCTTCATTTGTGCTTTTATCATTGGCTAGTTTTACTAAATAATAGAACGCCATAACACTAAACTGAAAATTATAAACATTTAAACAGGATGTCATTTCTTTATTATTGAGGAGAATAAGATATATCTTATAACCATACAATTTGTCCAAAACACTGTTTTCCTCCTAAAACACAAGATGCGAGTAGCCCATAAAAAACAGAAACTATTATAGTGCTTCTAGATGATCTTATATCAAAAACGTGCCATTTGTATTTTCACCACACCTACAATACCTGTAACTTATAAAAGGTAACTTACTTTTTGTAAGTTACAAAAAGCATTGTAAATTTGATAAGTAAATCAAACTACGATGAGTGCAACCAATAGAAATCCTTTTCCAATAAGTGCATACCAGGGGGCTGCCTATTTTTGTGACAGAAAAGAGGAACTGCAGTTTATGGAAAACGCATTGACAAATGGTGAGTCGATAACCTTAATGGCCATCCGTCGAATTGGCAAAACAGGACTAATCCATCACTTCAAAGCCAATAAGCCCGATGACATGGAGATGATTTATGTAGATATCCTGGACACTGAAAACATGTCTGATTTTCTAAATAAGCTTTCCTCCGCTATTTTAACCCAGTTTAAAGAAAAATCGGGCATAGGAAAAAAAATGTGGGAATTCGTTAAATCATTGAGACCCACAATATCTTTCGATCCTTTAACAGGAGCTCCTCAAGCCTCATTCACAAAAGATTCAACAACAACAGCTTCCAGTATCGAGAGCGTATTTCAGTTTTTGGAGCAGCAAAACACCACTTTTGTAATTGCTATAGATGAGTTTCAACAAATCATGCAGTATCCCGAACAAAATGTGGATGCATGGCTACGCGCACGAGTACAATCATTAAAAAATATTCGTTTTATCTTTTCTGGTAGTCAACAACACCTAATGACTGAGCTTTTTGCTAACGCAGATCGGCCATTTTTCCGCAGCACGGCTTTTTTAAGACTTCAAAAAATAAACAAAGAAGCATACAGCAAATTCATATACAATCAATTTACTGCACGTGGAAAGAAAATAAAAAGTTCCATTATCAACGAAATATTAGACTGGACAGAAGTGCATACCTATTATGTACAACAATTATGTAACAGAATCTATGCATCGGGGGCAAACAACATTACGAATGAGGTCTGGCGAAACCAAGCAGCATCTTTAATAAAAGAACAAGAAATTCTATTCTTTTCGTTCCGGAACATGCTATCTAAAAATCAATGGGAAATACTAAAAGCAATTGCCAAAGAGGGGGTTGTCTATCAACCCACGTCTACAAAATTTATTAAAAAATATAATTTAAATACATCAGCCACCATCATTAAAGCCCTGTCAAAACTTATTGAAACAGGATTGGTTTTTAAAGATTATAACCATAATGGTGTATCGTATTACAGCATGTATGATGTATTCTTTAAACGATGGAGTGAACAAAAACAATAATTGAGAAAACAAAGCAGGAAAATTTCTTCTTTGTAGGTTTAATGCTGAACATTTAGGTGCAATTCTGAGCCAGGATTAATAAATAAAACACAATATTCATCAGTGCTTCTTTGCTCCCCCTCTAGGACTTGAACCTGGGACCCTCCCGATTATCCATCGGGATGCGTTAATCCCGAAACAGGGCAAAAAAAAGCACCAACATTCCTGTCAGTGCTTCTTTGCTCCCCCTCTAGGACTTGAACCTAGGACCCCATGATTAACAGTCATGTGCTCTAAACCAACTGAGCTAAGGAGGAATTTTAGATCGTCGTTTTGTTTCAAACGCGATGCAAAAGTAAACTTCATTTTGGAATTTGCAAAATTTTTTTTCGAAAAAATACGTCCTTTTAGTACAAAAAAGCCAACTAAACAGGTAAAACCCTGAACCACAACGCAGAAATAAACAGGTATTTTTAATATTTGTATATCAACACAAAAAGCAGCATCTTTGTATGGCTTTCAGCAGCCATAAAATATACTAAAAGCTTGAATATGAAGAGAATACTTGGAATGGGCAATGCCCTGGTTGATATGCTTGTGCAGATACCAAACGATGACCTGCTCAATGAAATTAATTTCCCAAAGGGTAGCATGCAATTGGTAGATGTAGCGCAAAGTGACGCTGTGATGCTAAAAACACAAAATATGCCTGTACAGCAATTGAGCGGCGGATCAGCAGGAAACACAGTGCATGGTATTGCGGCATTGGGTGGCCAAACCGGATTCATTGGTAAAGTCGGACCCGATGAGCTGGGAAAATTTTTCCACAACGACCTTAAAAATGCCGGCATATCGGCTACCTTTATTGAAAGCAAAAACCCAACCGGCAAAGCCATTGCCATGATAACACCCGATAGCGAGCGCACCTTTGCCACGCACCTTGGGGCTGCTGTAGAACTTTCGGCTGAAGACCTGAAACCGGATATGTTTGCCGGATATGAAATTTTTCATATTGAAGGCTATCTGG is a window of Salinivirga cyanobacteriivorans DNA encoding:
- a CDS encoding AAA family ATPase, encoding MSATNRNPFPISAYQGAAYFCDRKEELQFMENALTNGESITLMAIRRIGKTGLIHHFKANKPDDMEMIYVDILDTENMSDFLNKLSSAILTQFKEKSGIGKKMWEFVKSLRPTISFDPLTGAPQASFTKDSTTTASSIESVFQFLEQQNTTFVIAIDEFQQIMQYPEQNVDAWLRARVQSLKNIRFIFSGSQQHLMTELFANADRPFFRSTAFLRLQKINKEAYSKFIYNQFTARGKKIKSSIINEILDWTEVHTYYVQQLCNRIYASGANNITNEVWRNQAASLIKEQEILFFSFRNMLSKNQWEILKAIAKEGVVYQPTSTKFIKKYNLNTSATIIKALSKLIETGLVFKDYNHNGVSYYSMYDVFFKRWSEQKQ